The Triticum aestivum cultivar Chinese Spring chromosome 5A, IWGSC CS RefSeq v2.1, whole genome shotgun sequence genomic sequence GCGCCGCTTTCGTCCAAAATATATGACGCCTTGTATGGAACGACGAATTAGTTTTTCCCTAGTTTCTAAAAGATCCATGACATGTGAATTACCACTGTTGTAACAAAAAGTGCCATCAGAATCACAACATCAAAATTATCAAGCCAAACCAAAACGTGAATTACTAATGTTGGAACCAAacatatattattttttggacagTACACAGAACATATATATTAGAAGGTGTCTTCATATTTATCTCTCAATTTCTAAAATTTCCATGGCATGCATGTAAATTGCTAATGTTCGAACCAAATGAAATTGTAGTACTACATGATTAATCATAGTCAGGGAGGCAACTCTACAaggcggcttgcggtggtcctaATTGCAATTGGTGAGAACTTTTGGAACATAGATAGCGGAAAATGAACTTTAAACATTAGGAATTTATTAGATGCTAGTATTTTCTTAGCTTTATTACCGGTCGCTTCCAACAATTAGCTCTGAACATTAGTAATTAGGATTGTGGACACTTCCGATTCCACAATTTTATCAGAGCCAAGTCACTGGATCACATATTATTTACACTAGAGTGCTATTTGAAAACATCGAAACCATCAAGTCAAACTAGAACGCTAACAACagaaacaaagggagaagaagcAAAATCCAGAAAGTCCACTAATCTCGGAAGGAAGCGGGTACCGTACCAGGGGTAATGGCTGACTGGGAGCACAATGATCGACGTGATTGAGGTGATGCCGGAGCGAAGCGAGCGTGTAACCAGACAAGGGGACGAGGTGGAAATTGAACATATATAGGGACAGCCTTTTAACGTGGTGACTCTTTTTGAAATGTTCAGCAGGGAGATTTGGTCAAAACTCCAACCAACCGGTGCCACTAATTGATTGTTAACCTGTTGAGTGGGGAGTAAGGTTTTGATTTATGGTGGAACTAATTGTATTATTTTGGGAAAAAGTCACCATACCATTACTCAAAATCTAGCATCACAAAGCACACACAAACNNNNNNNNNNNNNNNNNNNNNNNNNNNNNNNNNNNNNNNNNNNNNNNNNNNNNNNNNNNNNNNNNNNNNNNNNNNNNNNNNNNNNNNNNNNNNNNNNNNNNNNNNNNNNNNNNNNNNNNNNNNNNNNNNNNNNNNNNNNNNNNNNNNNNNNNNNNNNNNNNNNNNNNNNNNNNNNNNNNNNNNNNNNNNNNNNNNNNNNNNNNNNNNNNNNNNNNNNNNNNNNNNNNNNNNNNNNNNNNNNNNNNNNNNNNNNNNNNNNNNNNNNNNNNNNNNNNNNNNNNNNNNNNNNNNNNNNNNNNNNNNNNNNNNNNNNNNNNNNNNNNNNNNCAAGCAACGAAACCAGTGTGACAAGCATTCACCAATACAGCCCGCGGAGCACAGCAATACAGCTGTCTCAGCACAAGATAGAAGCTACCTGGGACTAAACTGCACCAGGCTAAACAGCTAACATCAAGCTCAAGTCTACTGAATAGAAAGTAAAATATAAAAGGTACACAGAGGGATCTTCATCTAGTCTACTCTTCAAACAGACAGAAAGAGAGTAACAGCAGCATTTTTcaatcttctttcttcttttttactCATCAGTCCCGCCCCCCTGTGCAGCTTGAAAGGATCAACCGGGGTCTGGCCACATCAGCATAGGAGGATCTCTGGCCAGCTTCTCGAGTTTTTTCACCATAGCAGAGACATGTGTTCTTGCATCGCTTGAGAACAGGACCTCCCACGCTGCTAGCTCCAAGGCCACCTGTCTCCAGATTTTCTGCATACCACACCATACAGATCGATTGAAACACAGGTCATTCCTGATCTTCCAGAGAGCCCACATCACAGCTGCATGTAAAGCATTCACCACTGCGTGTTTCTTATTGGACACCCACTAGGTCGCAAGATTCTCAATATTAGAGATCTTGCCAACTCCTGATATGTCCGCAATAGCTCTCCAGAGTTCAATTGACACTACACAATCAAAAAATAGATGGTGGCAAGATTCTGCTTCAGAGCAAAACACGCAGGTCATGTCTGGGACATGCTGCCTCTTATCAAGATTGTCCCTGGTTAAGATCTTATTATTATAGACTAACCAAAGAAAAATTTGTACTCTAGGGACAATCTTCAGCTTCCACACATGCTGTGTATGGACAGGGAAGATACTTCTAAAGTTTACAATGTTGTAAAAGGATTTAACCGAGTATTGCCCATTTGCACTATACTTCCAGACTGGAGTATCCTCACAATCTTTAAAAGTAATAGTACCAGCAATGGAGACAAGGTCCATCCAGTCAGAGATTTGATCACCCCTCAGacacctcctaaaattgatcttaagaTCAATTCCATCCCAGATTTTATAAATAGAAATGTTGTGCTCATTAGTCAAAGAATATAAATCCCAGAATTGAGCGGATAGTGGTGCATTCCCAAACCACTGATTCTTCCAAAAACGAATCTTCTTGCGAAGTAGAAATCATATGTAGGTCTTTGAGGATTTCAGACGGTCTTCCACCTCCACTGATGGCGCGTTGACAGTGCCACTCCACTATTGAAGCAAACCTAGATTTGTTGCCTGTGGCTGGGAAGTCATCGAGGCTATGGTTCAGCCGGACTAGCGCGAGGAGAAGTCAACCCGAAGTGGTGCAGTCATCGTTGAAGCAGGGTACAAGCCTGAGAACAAAAACCCTAGACTTTGTCGGCGTCATCTTGTTAGTAGCATCAAGGTAAACCAAATCCTCTAAGACAGCCCTCACAGCCTCAACCTCACCACTCAGGCCTAATTTGGTTTCAAGAGTGGGCCTAATTTGGTTTCAAGGGTGAGGTAACCCAGGGCTCTAATCCCCCACGAAGGGATTTCCATGGACGTAGGGGATCCTCTCCTCCCACCACAGGGATACCAGCACGTTGGTTTGGACAAaataggggagaggggagaaggTCAGATCACGTCCCGAAAAAAATGCTAGAAAGCTTCATGCTGAGGAAAGTTGGTTGGATGACAAAGCACGGAggctggagaaggcggaggccatCAGCTCAGTCGCAAGGAGAGTCACAGGCGAATGAGGCGAGGATTTTCTCCCTGACCTGTCGACACCGGGATATCTGACCCAGGGACAGGCCGTGGAAAGGCCAAGGATCTTCTCCCCTCACATCCTACCAAATGGGTTTGTTTACTTCCCCAGGTGCAACTTAGCCCGTGGTTTGCCCAACCGGGTTAAAGGCTGAAATCCCCTCGGATCCCTTCGAACCAATCAGGGTGCCAGACCAGGGAGATTTAATTCCGACAGCTGATGCCATCACCATCCAAACACCGCCGGGCGAGACACAAACCTAGCCTAGACTATTGGACACATGCAAAACAAGGTCCCGTCGTTTCCACCACCCCTCCTCCTGCGAGTATCCGACAAAGGTGAGGAAACCCTGGTAACACTGTGTTGGTCGAGGCGTCCTTCTCTGTCTCCTCTCTCTAAGAGCATCTCCGGCCATTGCGCCCTCAAACGTGCCGAAAATCGCCGCTTGGGGGCGAGCCGGCGTTTTTTTCGGCGTGAGGGTGAGCACGTCCCCAGCCGTCGCCCTCAGGTCGGGCCCCAGACGTCCCCACAGTTCGGCCAAATTTCAGCAAACACGGCCAAATTTCAACAAACACGACATATTTCAATGAAATTTAGACGTTTTTTACACGAATAAAATGGACGAAAAAAAACCATAAACTACGGGCCGAAGTAGGCGCTGAGTAGGGCgtagtcgtcgccggcgtcgtcctcctgcttctcctccttGACACGGCCGGCGCCGCTGCTCGACCCCTCGCCCCGGCGCGCTGCTTCACGGCGGCGGTGttcggcgatctcctccagggcgcgGCGCTGGCGGTCCAGCTCCATGCGCACGTAGTCCTCGCGCGCCCACTTCAAGGCGGCCTCTTCTTCGTTGGCCTCCTCGGCGAGAGCAGGCTCCGGCTTCACAGCGGTGAGCCCTGGCTCCGGCTTCACCGTCGCCAGCCCTGGCTCCCTCTTCGGCTTGACCAGGCGAGGAGGGCCCGAGGAGGAGGAGCCACGGCCGCCGTCGTTGATGACGAGGCCAGCGCCGCGGGTGCGCCTACTGAGCGGCGTCTCGGACGGCTCTGGCTTGACGCTGACCAACGCCGGCTCGCCGGAGGAGTGAGAGGaggatcgggaggaggaggaggaggaagaggaggatgacCATCCCATCATCCTCCTCGGCAgccacgcgccgccgccccgagcggTCGAGTACTcgaacggcgggtcgttgccgccctcgaggtgcgcgAGGACGCCGCTGAGCGTGCGGcccgggacgccccaccacaggcggcggcccTCGCTGTTGTTGCGGCCGCGCGGCGTCGGCGCGTTGTTGGTGGAGGCGAGCCGCTCCTCCTGTCGGCGTCTGAAGTACGCGGCCCACGCCTCGTGGTTGCCGGTGGCGTACTCCGGGAGCGCCCGCTCCTCGGCCGTCAGGGACGCCCGCGCACGCTCGATCTCGGCGTGGAAATAGGCAGGCGTCTCGGGGACGGGCAGAGGGGGGACAGGGACCCCGCCGGCTCTGAGCCTCCACCACGACGGAGCGCGTACGTCGGGCGGCGCGGGGTAGTTGGCCTCGTGGAGGAGGTAGGCCTCCCACTCAtgcagcgagcggcggccgaaaccgttggccgccgccgcgtcgccggggtaCCTCGCGCTCATGGTTGCCAGGGAGAGAGAGGGGCTCGAACggtggagagagagagatagggggGGAGGAAGTACGGCGGTGAGGAGGGGGAGATGGGTGCTTCACCGGCGCGACCAAGTTCGCCTTTTATAGCGGCTCGGGGGCGGCCGCGTGCGAACGCGTGGCGGAAGGCGGGGCGGCATCGCCGCACTTCGCCACCCGTGAATCAATGGCAGGCTGACCGgcagcagccttggcattgatttccCGCGGGAAAACCGAGACGATGAGGACGACCAGCCTTCGTCTCGTTGACGCGCTGGTCCCGCCATTCTTTCGCGCCAAAACGTTCGCGCCGGCGCTCTCAGGCGCCGCGCCGGGTTTGGGTTGGGTGCGCCGGCATCAATTTCGGTCCAATCCGACAAAAAACAGGCTCGTGGGGGCGCGACTCGACCGTTTTTCGACACCGGCGCTAAAAAACGGCCTTGGGggacctgttgggggcgcggctgaagatgctctaaccTATCTTTGCTTTCACCCAACCAAATCAGATTTGATCGGTAGAGCGATAGATAGGTTGGATATTGACAACGCGTGAAAAGAAGGGGGTTTAGGAAAAACTGGATGAAAAATCGTGAATCAAATCAAAAAGATTAAAAGACAAATATCTGCCAAATATGTCCTAATCAGTATATTTGTTTCTTCCGTTGTGGTGCACGAGCCTTTTCTACCTCGTATAAACCAAAAATGGCGTTCAATTGCAATCACATGGAGAGGTGGAGGAGCACATCGCTGACGGCGGCCGGCTGTAGCACGCCGAGGTCTGTGATCAGAAGCTCCAGGTACTtcgactgggtgtagtccctggCCGGCGCCTCGACGTCCACGCCGGCCGGCACAGGCACGTCGCCGAAGTCCACGTCTCGGCCACCGCACAGGCACGGCGAGTGGCCGTGCACCAGCACGGTGCAGCCGTCCAGCAAGAAGTCCTGGCAGAGCGTCGCGATGGCCCCGCGCGCGCCTCGGCAGATGTCCCCGGATCTGGTGGCGCGGCCGACCAAACGGCGTTTGAGGGCGGGGAACTGTGCGGGCTGATCATCGGCGACGCCGCCACGACGCACGTACCGGACGAACATGTCGCAGACCGCCGAGAGCGCGCCGTACGGCTCGCTATCCAGGCGCTGCAAGTTTTCATCCATCAGCGTGTCGTCGATCAGGCATAAAACTCGTCTACATACGGTTGGCGTGTGCAAAAATTGACTAGAAACTCGATCAGAACGTAGAGATCAAGAGCTCAAGAGCTGACGAAAATATAAAATAGCACAGCTGCACCGGGGCCCTCTCTATCTAGCCA encodes the following:
- the LOC123101499 gene encoding translation initiation factor eIF-2B subunit alpha-like — encoded protein: MAEAETPGIAGCLDRWTKEGADEAVAAVMALLDAVRSSKAETIAGLQADVKAAAEELKRLDSEPYGALSAVCDMFVRYVRRGGVADDQPAQFPALKRRLVGRATRSGDICRGARGAIATLCQDFLLDGCTVLVHGHSPCLCGGRDVDFGDVPVPAGVDVEAPARDYTQSKYLELLITDLGVLQPAAVSDVLLHLSM